In one Brienomyrus brachyistius isolate T26 chromosome 5, BBRACH_0.4, whole genome shotgun sequence genomic region, the following are encoded:
- the LOC125743180 gene encoding inositol 1,4,5-trisphosphate receptor-interacting protein-like 2, translated as MTVYTLNLRVFWPLVTFVLTVLLLLLHSSLRRVPGSAPADCPDKSVGPLLLALFALGFILRYFFKYCSSRLRRTKRVFRELPEVTCRVASSRKELLESYYERHVCLSPHVLGHSKAHVAKLVSELVRAGRTKKPPEACFAFRGDFVQIGSCYEEHKVSCADCFDILVPLHLPCGLKLAPVTLSCGEGWMLPLCSLEMPRASVWLREHKAFAGSFLSLSGTGGAYRLSPDAVLRWFYLAIQRCLAAVRQPFEWHCSLGLSLCDSRVMLRLTPLSDYVCCHICMGVRLIPAVPLADGSYLVGSACGPQQGELWTPYFPRQEQKLLGWLRNRLPVGSCHLKCLQMIKALRDLGGQALDSHGGGEWREVLSSYSLKTAWLHLLLTMPPERWRDHCFLDRLEDLLQNLKESLRQRELRHMFLGGNTELLPSFLTLPKLFRDTAPSNLLVGFHPTSLDLVCARLSYFWAHLHWFIRLGQCSPTAGVRSASGPKYS; from the coding sequence CAGACTGCCCAGACAAATCCGTAGGACCTCTCTTACTCGCCCTATTTGCGCTGGGTTTCATTCTCCGctacttctttaaatattgctctTCTCGACTAAGGAGGACCAAGAGGGTCTTCCGTGAGCTTCCTGAGGTGACTTGTCGAGTGGCCTCCTCGAGGAAGGAGCTGCTGGAGAGTTACTATGAGCGGCACGTGTGCTTGTCCCCGCACGTCCTCGGACACAGCAAGGCACATGTGGCCAAGCTGGTCAGTGAGCTGGTGAGGGCTGGCCGTACCAAGAAGCCTCCCGAAGCATGCTTTGCCTTCAGGGGAGACTTTGTGCAGATCGGCAGCTGTTATGAGGAACACAAGGTGAGCTGTGCGGACTGCTTTGATATCCTGGTCCCTCTGCACCTACCTTGTGGCCTGAAGTTGGCGCCAGTGACGCTTTCGTGTGGAGAGGGTTGGATGCTGCCTCTCTGTAGTCTGGAGATGCCCCGAGCTTCTGTCTGGTTGCGTGAACACAAGGCCTTCGCTGGGAGCTTCCTGAGTTTGAGTGGGACAGGCGGAGCATACAGGCTATCCCCAGATGCTGTCCTCCGCTGGTTCTATCTGGCAATTCAGCGTTGCCTTGCCGCTGTGCGCCAGCCCTTCGAGTGGCACTGTTCCCTGGGCTTGTCGCTGTGTGACTCCCGTGTCATGCTACGCCTTACACCACTCTCTGACTATGTGTGCTGCCACATCTGCATGGGTGTGCGCCTCATCCCCGCAGTGCCGCTGGCGGACGGCTCCTACCTGGTTGGCTCTGCGTGCGGcccccagcagggggagctctgGACTCCATACTTTCCTCGTCAGGAGCAGAAGCTGCTGGGCTGGCTGAGGAACCGGCTTCCAGTTGGATCCTGCCACCTGAAGTGTCTGCAGATGATAAAGGCTCTGAGGGACCTTGGGGGGCAGGCTCTGGACAGCCACGGTGGGGGAGAGTGGAGGGAGGTCCTGTCGTCATACTCCCTGAAGACGGCATGGCTGCACCTTTTGCTCACAATGCCCCCGGAGCGGTGGAGGGACCACTGCTTTCTGGACAGACTTGAGGACCTCCTGCAGAACCTGAAGGAAAGCCTACGTCAGCGGGAACTGAGACACATGTTCCTTGGGGGCAACACAGAGCTGCTTCCCAGCTTCCTCACCTTACCTAAGCTGTTCAGGGACACTGCTCCATCCAACCTCTTAGTGGGCTTCCACCCCACATCCCTTGACTTGGTCTGTGCCCGGCTTTCCTATTTCTGGGCACACCTGCATTGGTTTATTCGTCTAGGCCAGTGCTCACCAACTGCTGGAGTCCGGTCTGCATCAGGGCCAAAATACAGCTGA